The Limisphaerales bacterium genome window below encodes:
- a CDS encoding antitoxin has translation MKMKKLDNYEKELLQLEKDGLLESIAPNAREQRKLQEAARNTLNKDKRINIRISARDLASLQRRANRFGMPYQTLISSVLHRYVSGEFEGEQRQ, from the coding sequence ATCAAGATGAAGAAACTGGATAATTACGAGAAGGAACTGCTGCAATTGGAGAAGGATGGCCTGCTCGAAAGCATTGCGCCCAATGCTCGCGAGCAGCGCAAACTTCAGGAGGCGGCGCGCAACACCTTGAACAAGGATAAGCGGATTAACATTCGCATTTCCGCGCGCGACTTGGCGTCACTCCAGCGCCGCGCCAACCGTTTTGGGATGCCGTATCAGACGCTGATTTCCAGTGTGCTGCATCGGTATGTGTCCGGTGAATTTGAAGGCGAGCAACGGCAGTAA
- a CDS encoding type II toxin-antitoxin system Phd/YefM family antitoxin: protein MKEVGLYEAKTTLSALVAGMEATGEGVALTRHGKVVAELHPPVGRAPKRGCLKSTSFRMARDFDADAMGFEDFFGDEPVVLQAAEPKGSYKTKRKGSR, encoded by the coding sequence ATGAAAGAGGTTGGGCTGTATGAGGCGAAGACGACGCTGTCGGCGCTGGTGGCGGGAATGGAGGCGACCGGCGAAGGGGTGGCATTGACGCGGCACGGGAAAGTGGTGGCGGAGCTGCATCCGCCCGTGGGCCGGGCGCCCAAGCGGGGTTGCCTGAAATCGACTTCATTTCGGATGGCTCGAGATTTTGACGCGGATGCCATGGGCTTTGAGGATTTCTTCGGTGATGAGCCGGTGGTTTTGCAGGCGGCTGAACCGAAGGGGAGCTACAAAACCAAACGCAAGGGCAGTCGGTGA
- a CDS encoding type II toxin-antitoxin system VapC family toxin, which produces MTEQVVDTNVLLFFVQGHRSLPRRAARLIEDASRRSVVSMASLWEISIKASLGKLKFEHADDPDLPELLRSQGFDVQPMSWAVMQRAAALPWHHRDPFDRYLAAEALSRGAPILSTDDKLDLFGVERIGD; this is translated from the coding sequence GTGACCGAGCAGGTGGTGGATACGAATGTGCTGCTGTTTTTTGTGCAGGGGCATCGGAGTTTGCCGCGGCGGGCGGCGCGGTTGATTGAGGATGCGTCGCGGCGATCGGTGGTGTCGATGGCGAGCTTGTGGGAGATCTCGATCAAGGCGAGCTTGGGCAAATTGAAGTTTGAACACGCGGATGATCCGGACTTGCCGGAGCTGTTGCGGTCGCAGGGCTTTGACGTGCAGCCGATGAGCTGGGCGGTGATGCAGCGGGCGGCGGCTTTGCCTTGGCATCATCGTGATCCATTTGACCGCTATCTGGCGGCGGAAGCGTTGTCTCGGGGTGCGCCTATATTATCCACGGATGACAAGCTGGATTTGTTTGGCGTGGAGCGGATTGGCGACTAG
- a CDS encoding toxin, whose protein sequence is MWVFDWSDEKDAKLRRERGVGFQEVVFHIDQGDVLEVAKHPNQRKYPGQKILFVRIDNYIYLVPCVESAGKTFLKTIIPSRVATRRLLKDQDEETG, encoded by the coding sequence ATCTGGGTGTTCGATTGGTCGGATGAAAAGGATGCCAAGCTGCGCCGTGAGCGTGGGGTGGGGTTTCAGGAAGTGGTTTTCCACATCGACCAAGGGGATGTGTTGGAGGTAGCCAAGCATCCGAACCAGCGGAAATATCCGGGCCAAAAAATTTTATTCGTCCGGATTGATAACTACATTTACTTGGTGCCTTGCGTGGAATCGGCGGGAAAGACATTTCTGAAAACGATCATTCCCAGCCGGGTTGCCACACGCCGCCTGCTGAAAGATCAAGATGAAGAAACTGGATAA